A genomic region of Planococcus kocurii contains the following coding sequences:
- a CDS encoding cysteine desulfurase family protein, with translation MNRIYLDHAATSPMHPEVVATFSEALGTVYGNPSSIHGTGRAARKKLDDARKLLADSIQAHDHEIIFTSGGTEADNTAIFGTAAKKEGKHIITTMIEHHAILHACEELERQGYDVTYLPVGENGRVRAEDVKNALREDTILVSVMMGNNEVGTIQPIAEIGELLKDTDVTFHTDAVQAFGILPIDVNVLNVDLLSVSAHKLNGPKGVGFLYQRKGTAVTPLLYGGEQERKRRAGTENVPAISAFAKAAEIALATMEEKTTAYEQYKTMFKDVLDKQNVNYKENGSHSMPHILNLSISGIEIESFLINLDLAGISASSGSACTAGSIDPSHVLVAMYGDKAVESRNSIRFSFGLGLTSETIKQAAEKTAQISQRLALK, from the coding sequence ATGAATCGAATTTATTTAGATCATGCGGCGACTTCGCCCATGCATCCCGAAGTGGTGGCGACTTTTTCTGAAGCACTCGGAACGGTTTACGGCAATCCTTCAAGTATCCATGGTACCGGTAGAGCGGCACGTAAAAAACTGGACGATGCACGCAAATTGCTAGCTGACAGCATACAGGCTCATGACCATGAAATTATTTTTACTAGCGGGGGTACTGAAGCGGACAATACGGCAATTTTTGGCACGGCTGCAAAAAAAGAAGGAAAGCATATCATCACTACAATGATTGAACACCATGCCATTTTGCATGCTTGTGAGGAATTAGAGCGACAAGGCTACGACGTAACTTATTTGCCAGTGGGTGAAAATGGACGCGTGCGAGCAGAAGACGTGAAAAATGCGCTGCGTGAGGATACAATTCTAGTATCGGTCATGATGGGCAATAATGAGGTTGGAACCATTCAACCGATTGCCGAAATCGGTGAATTGTTAAAAGATACAGATGTGACATTCCACACCGACGCGGTTCAAGCATTTGGTATATTGCCAATCGATGTTAACGTATTAAACGTTGATTTATTATCGGTCTCTGCGCATAAACTAAACGGACCTAAAGGTGTTGGCTTTTTATACCAACGCAAAGGAACGGCGGTAACTCCATTGTTGTACGGAGGAGAACAAGAACGTAAGCGCCGGGCAGGAACGGAAAACGTACCGGCGATTTCCGCATTTGCTAAAGCAGCAGAAATTGCGTTAGCAACGATGGAAGAAAAAACAACAGCTTACGAGCAATACAAAACGATGTTTAAAGACGTTTTGGATAAACAAAACGTCAACTATAAAGAAAATGGCAGTCATTCTATGCCGCATATTTTAAATCTCAGTATTTCAGGTATAGAAATTGAGTCGTTTTTAATCAACTTGGATTTAGCGGGGATATCAGCTTCAAGCGGATCAGCGTGCACAGCAGGTTCAATTGATCCATCTCATGTGCTTGTTGCCATGTACGGCGATAAGGCTGTTGAAAGCCGTAATTCTATTCGATTTAGCTTCGGCTTAGGATTGACGTCTGAAACAATTAAGCAAGCTGCCGAAAAGACAGCTCAAATCAGCCAGCGTTTGGCATTAAAATGA
- the cymR gene encoding cysteine metabolism transcriptional regulator CymR, whose protein sequence is MKISTKGRYGLTIMIELGKQYGEGPIPLRKIAAENDLSEAYLEQLVGPLRNSGLVKSVRGAYGGYMLTRHPKEISAGDVIRVLEGPIQPVEGIEDEKQPQRELWVRIRDAVKNVLDTTTIEDLANAENGETENYMYYI, encoded by the coding sequence ATGAAAATTTCAACCAAAGGCCGTTACGGTCTGACAATTATGATTGAACTTGGCAAACAATACGGAGAAGGTCCGATTCCATTGCGTAAAATTGCGGCAGAAAATGACCTTTCTGAAGCTTACTTAGAGCAACTAGTGGGACCACTACGCAACTCAGGGCTTGTTAAAAGTGTCCGCGGGGCATATGGCGGTTATATGTTGACGCGCCACCCAAAAGAAATTTCAGCAGGAGATGTGATTCGTGTTTTAGAAGGTCCCATCCAACCTGTTGAAGGCATTGAAGACGAAAAGCAACCGCAGCGTGAGCTATGGGTACGCATTCGTGATGCAGTAAAAAATGTTCTCGATACCACAACGATTGAAGATTTGGCAAACGCCGAAAACGGTGAAACTGAAAATTACATGTACTATATATAA
- a CDS encoding replication-associated recombination protein A, which produces MHNEPLAFRMRPRTIDEVVGQKDVIGPHTALYKMISNGHVPSMLLYGEPGIGKTSIAHAIAGTSNLPFIALNATTSGKKDVEEVVTESRMTGKVLLFLDEIHRFNKLQQDALLPHVESGSIVLIGATTENPFHDVNPAIRSRCGEIKQLKRLSQEDIVQLLNSALAEPKRGLGSEHIAISKKQVERIAEGTNGDARKALTMLESIVIASDEIDGKYIVEDQMVEQMIKRVGVFGDKKGSHFFNLLSALQKSVRGSDVNAAMYYLAHLLENGDLTAVTRRLLVMAYEDIGLANPAVGGHVLSACQAADRLGLPEARIPLAQAVAEMCLSEKSNSAYKAIDAATAAINKGDVGDIPLHLRDTHYAGSAELGHGGYRYPHDTPVGSFGGWADQDYLPKEIRSAEFYKPIIAGEEKKFAGIYEKLKSFRKNKK; this is translated from the coding sequence ATGCACAACGAACCTTTAGCTTTTCGTATGCGTCCTCGAACGATTGATGAAGTCGTCGGACAAAAAGACGTCATCGGACCACATACGGCTTTATATAAAATGATTAGTAATGGACATGTACCTTCTATGCTGCTGTACGGCGAGCCTGGCATCGGCAAAACTTCCATCGCTCACGCTATCGCAGGGACATCGAATTTACCTTTTATCGCGCTGAACGCCACAACTTCTGGCAAGAAAGACGTTGAAGAAGTCGTGACCGAATCACGGATGACCGGTAAAGTATTGTTGTTTCTGGATGAAATTCACCGTTTTAACAAGTTGCAGCAAGATGCTTTGCTGCCGCATGTCGAAAGCGGTTCGATTGTTTTGATTGGTGCGACTACGGAAAATCCATTTCATGACGTTAATCCGGCAATCCGTTCGCGTTGCGGTGAAATTAAGCAATTAAAGCGGCTGTCTCAAGAAGATATTGTGCAGTTGCTAAATAGCGCATTGGCCGAACCCAAACGTGGACTCGGCAGCGAACACATTGCGATTTCCAAAAAACAAGTCGAACGCATTGCAGAAGGTACCAATGGTGACGCCCGTAAAGCATTAACGATGCTTGAATCGATTGTCATTGCTTCTGATGAAATCGATGGTAAATACATTGTGGAAGATCAGATGGTCGAACAAATGATCAAGCGTGTCGGCGTGTTCGGTGATAAAAAAGGATCGCATTTTTTTAATTTATTGTCTGCATTACAAAAATCAGTGCGCGGAAGTGATGTCAATGCAGCAATGTATTATTTGGCGCATTTATTAGAAAATGGTGACTTAACTGCTGTTACACGCCGTTTACTCGTTATGGCTTATGAGGACATTGGACTTGCCAATCCTGCTGTTGGCGGACACGTTCTCTCCGCTTGCCAAGCAGCTGATCGTCTCGGTTTACCGGAAGCCCGCATCCCGCTCGCTCAAGCAGTCGCTGAAATGTGCTTGTCCGAAAAATCCAATTCTGCCTATAAAGCCATTGATGCTGCAACTGCAGCTATTAATAAAGGCGATGTTGGCGACATTCCATTGCATTTGCGCGATACACATTACGCAGGAAGCGCCGAACTGGGGCACGGCGGATACCGCTATCCACACGACACGCCCGTCGGCTCGTTCGGTGGTTGGGCAGATCAAGATTATTTGCCAAAAGAAATAAGGTCAGCCGAGTTTTATAAGCCCATCATTGCTGGTGAGGAAAAGAAATTTGCAGGCATTTACGAAAAACTGAAAAGCTTTCGAAAAAACAAAAAATGA